A single genomic interval of Spinacia oleracea cultivar Varoflay chromosome 6, BTI_SOV_V1, whole genome shotgun sequence harbors:
- the LOC110799032 gene encoding protein GOS9-like, producing MAQLAAQSQGVEKYGPYGCQTGQPWSMMLEPCESLCELIIKTGAVVDSITFVTTKCRRKFGGNGGNAEHKVTLQCGEHVTNISGAIGEWHKNVDVTKLKIHTNLCKDGYGPYGGGPYTKYLYDFSSEVPSNGRVVGFFGTLENSYVQSIGLYVKKEC from the exons ATGGCTCAACTTGCCGCTCAG AGTCAGGGTGTTGAGAAATACGGGCCTTATGGGTGTCAAACTGGACAACCATGGTCTATGATGCTTGAACCATGTgaaagtttatgtgaattaatcaTAAAAACTGGTGCTGTTGTTGATTCAATTACGTTTGTCACCACAAAGTGTCGTCGAAAGTTTGGCGGTAATGGCGGAAATGCTGAACACAAG GTTACACTCCAATGTGGCGAACATGTAACCAATATAAGTGGGGCTATTGGAGAATGGCACAAAAATGTTGACGTAACCAAGTTAAAGATTCATACTAACTTGTGTAAGGATGGTTATGGACCTTATGGAGGTGGACCGTACACCAAGTATTTGTATGATTTTAGCTCAGAAGTACCATCAAATGGCCGTGTTGTCGGATTCTTCGGAACATTGGAAAACAGCTACGTTCAGTCCATTGGACTCTACGTCAAAAAG GAGTGCTAA
- the LOC110799029 gene encoding protein GOS9 — translation MAQLAAQSQGVEKYGPYGCQNGQPWSMMLEPCESLCELIIKTGAVVDSITFVTTKCRRKFGGNGGNAEHKVTLQCGEHVTNISGAIGEWHKNVDVTKLKIHTNLCKDGYGPYGGGPYTKYLYDFSSEVPSNGRVVGFFGTLENNYVQSIGLYVKKEC, via the exons ATGGCTCAACTTGCCGCTCAG AGTCAGGGTGTTGAGAAATACGGGCCTTATGGGTGTCAGAATGGGCAACCATGGTCTATGATGCTTGAACCATGTgaaagtttatgtgaattaatcaTAAAAACTGGTGCTGTTGTTGATTCAATTACGTTTGTCACCACAAAGTGTCGTCGAAAGTTTGGCGGTAATGGCGGAAATGCTGAACACAAG GTTACACTCCAATGTGGCGAACATGTAACCAATATAAGTGGGGCTATTGGAGAATGGCACAAAAATGTTGACGTAACCAAGTTAAAGATTCATACTAACTTGTGTAAGGATGGTTATGGACCTTATGGAGGTGGACCGTACACCAAGTATTTGTATGATTTTAGCTCAGAAGTACCATCAAATGGCCGTGTTGTCGGATTCTTCGGAACATTGGAAAACAACTACGTTCAGTCCATTGGACTCTACGTCAAAAAG GAGTGCTAA
- the LOC110799038 gene encoding uncharacterized protein, whose amino-acid sequence MDSVLSWNVRGLNRRAKQMEVKRFIHTHNIKLVSLLETKVKASKLGDLYLGVCPGWNFTTNISCSTSSRIVLAWDPNSFTLNILSMSSQLIHCFITPRSTGVGFLGTFIYGMNTKEDRVTLWNSLTQISDNCTQPWIIMGDFNALMDVEDRVGATVRIREIQAMRACMNHCNLSTIKTVGRQFTWNNKQVGEDRVLSRIDRVLANASWTDMYPDVEANFLPEGLFDHSPMILKGYRRTNSKKPFRFYNMWTCADSFMGLVQRVWNKQVHGCHMYRLQQRLKWLKVELKTLNKAGFSNVEAEDVKNYAVLLEKQAILHQLPGDFIAATEEKQAAEEYRIAHQVYLSFLQQTAKLQWLEKGDENTKLFHQSIKHRRQQNSIHSIHDMNGNWTDTPDGVKRAFTQFYASLFCNKMHQRTPVNSLIMDRGPRLTDAHRSLLV is encoded by the coding sequence ATGGATAGTGTTCTTAGCTGGAATGTAAGAGGGCTAAACAGGAGAGCAAAACAGATGGAGGTGAAGAGATTCATTCACACCCACAATATTAAACTGGTTAGCCTTCTTGAAACCAAGGTTAAGGCATCCAAATTGGGTGACTTATATCTTGGGGTGTGCCCTGGGTGGAACTTCACAACTAATATCAGTTGTTCCACTTCAAGTAGGATTGTGTTAGCTTGGGATCCTAACTCCTTTACACTGAATATTTTGTCAATGAGCAGTCAACTTATTCACTGCTTCATCACTCCAAGAAGCACAGGTGTGGGATTTCTTGGTACCTTCATTTATGGCATGAATACTAAGGAGGATAGAGTGACTTTATGGAACTCTCTCACTCAAATTTCAGACAACTGTACTCAACCATGGATCATCATGGGGGATTTTAATGCTCTAATGGATGTTGAAGATAGAGTGGGTGCCACTGTCAGAATTAGGGAAATTCAAGCTATGAGAGCTTGTATGAATCACTGCAACCTATCCACCATCAAAACAGTGGGGAGACAATTCACTTGGAATAACAAGCAAGTGGGGGAGGACAGAGTGCTGTCTAGAATTGATAGAGTGTTGGCTAACGCTAGTTGGACTGACATGTATCCTGATGTAGAGGCTAACTTCTTACCAGAAGGCCTTTTTGATCATAGCCCTATGATTCTCAAGGGATATAGAAGAACCAACTCCAAGAAACCTTTCAGGTTTTACAATATGTGGACCTGTGCAGACAGTTTCATGGGTTTGGTCCAAAGAGTTTGGAATAAACAGGTTCATGGTTGCCACATGTACAGATTACAACAAAGGCTGAAATGGCTCAAAGTTGAACTGAAAACTTTGAATAAAGCTGGTTTTAGCAATGTGGAAGCTGAAGATGTGAAAAATTATGCAGTTCTATTAGAAAAACAAGCTATTCTCCACCAACTCCCTGGTGACTTCATAGCTGCAACTGAAGAGAAACAAGCTGCAGAAGAGTATAGGATTGCACACCAAGTGTACCTATCTTTTTTGCAGCAGACTGCTAAACTTCAATGGCTGGAAAAGGGAGATGAGAACACCAAACTCTTTCATCAAAGTATTAAGCACAGGAGACAACAGAACTCAATTCATTCAATCCATGATATGAATGGGAACTGGACAGATACTCCTGATGGAGTTAAAAGGGCTTTTACTCAATTCTATGCATCTTTGTTTTGCAACAAGATGCACCAGAGAACTCCTGTGAACTCTTTGATTATGGATAGGGGTCCAAGGCTAACTGATGCTCATAGAAGTCTGTTGGTATGA